The Elgaria multicarinata webbii isolate HBS135686 ecotype San Diego chromosome 1, rElgMul1.1.pri, whole genome shotgun sequence genome includes the window GGACTACATGTCTGAGTTGTTAGGTTGAAGGCTGTGGTATTTGCTATATGGCTAAAAGGGGAAACAGGATTAAGATCAGTCTTGGCAGCGAGGGGCGGAGAGCTTTCAGTTATGTAGATATTGAGAATCCCATCACATACTCTGCTATAAAGTGCTGCCTCCCTCCTGTGGCAAGAAGGGGTACCTCAGCTAAGACTTCCCATCAGGAATAGAGCtgttgcacatttctcccattcTGAGAACACACAATGCATTTGACACACAccgtttcattattattttttgcacaaGTTTAATGACAGTAcaaaataccaaaacaaacaTGTGTAATACATGCATCAGCAAGCCAATCACTTACTGGCATTGGTCCTTAAGTTATCCAACATGAGCATAAGGAGTAAGTTCTTTAGTCTGGTTCAGATCAACAGAATTGGTCAACACATAGCTACAGCTAATAGGTTTCAATCGATTTACTCCAAAGCCATCTTACTAAAGTCAACTGGACCGCTCCAGAATAAACGGCTtataaattgcagccataaaccAATTGGCTCACAAAATGGTTACTCTTTAAACAAGAGAATGGCAAATACAGTTCTGCTTTTACTCTTATACAGGTTACAGAAATATATTTCTTGTTCaaaacatgacacacaggatatttatTTCTGCTTGGAGAAGTACTCTCTGCTCTGCTTAACATCAGGCTTGATGGTGTCGGTTCCTGGTTGCCAGCCAGCAGGACACACTGAAATAataatgttgtgttttatttacTCAGGAATATAGGTTGAACAGAGCATGAAAAAGTAATTACATTCATAGCTAGACTTCCTAAAAGGTGACACAATAAATTAATCATTATTTCATCTATTTCACCATAACCAGAATGCTTTCATAGTTAGGACACTCTTTCTGGCAACACTAGAAGGCCTAATGCCCACACAGCATACCAATCTTGTcgccagagaagtccgcctggcgcctacactgtactgctttcgtcgccagctgaagacctttttattctctcagtattttgtgcttttaacatgttggttgttttattatggttttaatttttgtggaccgcccagagagcttcggctattgggcggtataaaaatgtaataaataaataaatgaataaatttgtgCCTGGATTGCCTccagggggaaaaggcgggaGAAGAGGAAATAGAATTATAGTGTAAGGACGAAGTGGGAAGCTGAACAAAGAAGCAGAAAGTGCAAGTAAGAAAtgcttgaggaaggaaaacttAGGCAGCAGACTGGTGTATTAGTGAAAGCAAGcaatgaagaggaaggagaaaatggacGGAAGGCAGTAAGAAGAATATATCccatgggcacaatcctatgcacgtttagacagaagaaagccctacaactcccagcagggtggggtatgctgggaattgtaggacattttttctgtctaaacatgcacaggattgcaccctaaggctgcTTATTGACAGAGTAGCAGCCATCCCATCTTGCTCCACTTAGAGCACAAAGGGGCCATTTTGATGTATACATGCAATTGCGGGGTTCTAGATTGAGAGTGCAAGTTGTTAATAGCCACACATGGGAATGAGAACACCTTGCTGGCACAGCTCTGCTTCTCTGACTCAAGGAAAGGCTGAGGTGAAGAAGGCACATTGCTTTATCCAGTCCAGGACTTATGGGAATAGGGAAGGAAGCCAGGCCatgctgctgggtgtgtgtgtgagtggacgGACAGAGAAGGCTTTATCCTTCTGTTGAAGAAAGGCTTCCTAGCCCCATTTTTGTTTCACGAGGAGCCCAAACTTAATTCTATGGACCTAATCTTGCCTGGACATTTATTAGCTATTGAAGTGCCACAGACATTGTATTCAGGAACTGGCGTTTTATCTATAGAACACTGTAGAGAACTACAGTCTTATTCTGGAAAATACAGTGTTTCCTGTTTTGTAGACAAGACATACCACAACTATTTTTAACAGCTTCTACAGTTAACCAAAGCCTTCCTTTCCTTGAAGAAAATTACTCTAACATAGACCAGCCAAGTATGAACTACAACAATCTTACCTTCTCCATGTTTGTCTGTAAACTGAAAAGCCTGAACTAGCCGGAGTGTTTCATCAACTGAGCGGCCAACAGGGAGATCATTTATTGTGATCTGGCGCAAGATCCCCTTATCATCAATGATAAAGAGGCCCCTTAAGAAGAAACAGTACAAGTTACGAACAAAACTATTTAAACATCTGCTAAGAGAATATGAAACTCCAAAACCACAAGCGAGCATTCAATACCAGGTTTATACTATTTAAGTTCTTCTGATAACATCAATACCAATGTTCTGCAGATGGTGAACCACTTCTATCctcaaaaccaattaaaacaaagcTGTGTGTGAAGTCTCATTTGCAATTCTACCAGAAAATATTACAAAACGTTCTGTAATGGAGCATGTGTCCTCTTCAGCATTCACACCCCAACACACCTCTAGTTTCAATGTTCAGGATGTACTGACAATTGACTAATTCAATGGTCTTTTTTTGAAGGAAGAGGTTTAGCTCCAATTGGTGCCAAAATTAAAACTCTGCAATAAATGTGTTACTCAAGATCAGAATTCAGACTAGAAGCATGGTGACATTGAATAGTGAACACTCTCCCAAAATATTTCTTGCTCTTTACTACTCATCTTTCAGCTGCAGCAATTTTGTAGTGAGTGCACAGCAAAACTCTTGTTCTCCTAATAATGAATTGCCGCCCCTTTATTGCCCTAGTTTTTCTGGAGTCCCCCTACTAGAAGGAAAGCTTTTGACTTGCTTAGGGTCACTGAGTGCGAATTCATAGTAGAGAGATTTGATCCAAGGACGTCCCAATTCATAACTCAgtcttagccactatgctacaccTATCTGGTGTGAGAAAGGATagagaatggggaaaatgcatgccCTTGTCCAGGCAGAAAACAACATATTCATTTGTGTAACACTGGGCTTACCTATAACCAGCATCTCCCTGAGCATTTGCTGTATCCCTGCCAATCCAGGTATGGATAGCGGATTTGGGAAGATGCCAGACAAAGTAACCTTGTATAGTTACACATTTCCTTTTTTCCCCAGTaaaaaggcatcatcatcatcatctatttatttcttacccacctctccctttggatcgagacggggaacaacattagaacaggaatcaatacatcttaaaaattcttgattttacattgatctggataggcctgccggaaatggctagtctttaaagctgccttaaaatcacacagagttaattttacgaatctcctccagcaggccattccacaatctggggcaacagaagaaaaggtcctctgggaagctgatgtcagcctagttttagctgactgaagtaagttcaccccagaggacctgagtgtgcggggcagactatatgggagaaggcgatcccgcaggtaacctggacccaaaccatttagggctttaaaggtaatgaccaacactttgtactttgcccagaaactaattggcagccagtggagtgattttaatgttggcatGCATGAATCTAAGGTTCCTGTCTCTTAATACATTAGTAAGGCAAAAAAGTAGTAGTACTAACAAGGCAAGTCAGCAGTACATGCTGTCTTGAACTTGTGTTACCTTGTTATTCTCCATGGCCTCTCTCCCTCCAGGTTAGCTTTTTCAAAGAGTCAAAGCTTATGTAATGCTCTGTAGGGTGCAGTCTCTTACCTGTAAGAAATGCCTTCATCTTCTTTTAGTACTCCGTACTCTTTAGCAATTGCACGGTTTGTGTCAGACACCAAGGGAATCTGCATGCTGCCCAGCCCTCCCTGTTTTTTAGGTGTGTTTATCCTGTAACAAGAGGAAAGGCAATTAAGAGAACAGTCCAGTTTTTTAGGATTTCAAGGAAGAGCCACGATAACATTTTGAAATACCTTGTCCTTTTGCACAATTACGAGTTTCAATGTCAGCACAATATATGCCAAAGGAGAAGATTCAACCCCACCCCCTGGCCCCAAGTCTGTAATTACACAGAAGCTATTCAGTGGCCTTTAAGACTGCAGGAGAGGAAGTAACCCAAGACAACCCTCTCTAACCTCATGGACTAGCTTGGAATTCTTTAGCAGCTTACTAAGTCCCAGTTTATGTTACCGGGGTGTGTGGCAGCAGCTTCCCAGTGGTCCAGTCCTACAATATCCAAGTTCAGAAACTACAAAGAGCTTTGTGATCCAGGATTTGATCCTGGATGAATGATGTTGATCTGGTAGATCTTTGCTGAGCAAAGATAGAGGGGTCAATGTGCCCGAACTGCACCCACAAAATTTTTGAGTGCAGCAGTAGGCAGGGTCCAGTGGGCGGGAAGGTGGAATCACAGCTATCTTATCATAAATTCATCCCCGTACAGAGGGACCCGGTCCGGCAGTTTTCAAGATGTGGGTATGCACCTGGCAACAGGGCAATGAGCCAGgatagggattctgctggtgtaccacacaccctgctgcccaacagtctccctgcttAAGCTGGTAGAGGTGGTGTTGATTCCCCCAAACTGATCGCATTGCAGAATTCCAGCATCCACATTGAGGCCCCCTCATTAGAAGTATCTCAGGAATTCAGGACAACCATCGTCTCCCTGATCTAGCTTTGCTAGTCAAGATGAAAGGAATTTGTGAGAAATACCCTGTCATCCTGGACAGATTATTACTTAATGGGGTTTAGATTTGCTGGACTTTTTAACTTCTGCAGGGAATAGGGGGAGAACCTGTGAAATTGATCCACCCTCAGAGACTAATAGATCCTGATATATTCCTAAACACTCTCAGTGATTTTCCAGCCAGAAGAGCTGGCAATCCTGTCAAAGCCCTAGTTGATCTGTACAATGGAGAGACGGCCTGGGCTGTAGACACGACTGCTCTTATGTGTAATTTGATTGGGTGCAGAAACCAGGTTCCTAGTTTTCTGAGGAGCTTTGGACAACAAAGTGCCTAGGCAGATGACAAGAGCAAAGGTGGAGAAGAATACAGGGCAAATGTAATCAAGCGCAGGTTAGTGCCCATGTTAGAACATGTTCTGTGGTGGTGAAGGCAGTGAGCAAGTCTTCTTTGCCTCCACTGTGTCAACACAGTGTCATCTAGCAGAACTATTAGATGCTTAAGATATTATATTCTAGATCCTCAggctgaaaaaaaaatggaactcATCCATCACAATTGGGCAAACAGCTGCCTCAATCATATCACCAGAGTCTGTTCTCAATGTGAAGCCTGTCAAAATGAATGAAAGTGATTTTTATCAGCAAAAACGTAAGTCATCAGTGGGCTCTTGAAGCAGTGATAAGAccttttctgaagaagcctttaTTGGCTTCCACCATCTTAGATAATTATTGGCTAGTTTCTAATCTTCCTTTCAGAGTAAGATCCTAGGGTATGTGGTCGCAGGGCAAGTTCAGACGTTCCTAGATGAAGTCATCTGGATCCTTTCCAATTTGATTTCAGGCCTAGTTTGGGGATGAAAAGAGCCTTGGTAGAGGGCCTATGCCAGGAACTAGACAGGAAGAGTATGTCCCTTGTTTATTCTGCTGAATCTTTCAGCAGAATGtgataccatcagccatggtatccttctggagtacTCAGCTACTATGGGACTCAGGGAGACCATTTTGCAGCGGTTCTGGTCCTAGTTGGCTGAATGCTCCAGGAGGTAGTGCTGGGGGACTACTCCTTCGCACATTGGCCTATCACAGGCTTAACtgatctggcaccctccagatgtgttgggaccacaatgcccataattccaatggccatgctgactggatgGTGCCAAATTGGGGAACATCTGGAGaatatcaggttgaggaaggctggcttatggcattcctcagggctctgttttgttctTTGTGCTTTTCACACAATGCTGATGGAGGTCATCAAGATTTCTGGGGCCGGATCTCATTATACCGATGGTACCCAGCTCCATCTTTTTCAAATGATGCCAAGGAAGTCCTCAACAGTTCCCTGGATGCAGTGAAGGACTGGATGCAGATGaacaaactgaggctcaatccagacagtCTGGCTGGTCAgtagtgttttattgttttatgcagtTTATATTGATTCGAGGATCCATTTGGCAGATGAATTTGGAAAATTCATACAAACACCCACACTACCAGCCGTACAAACCCATATGGTTCCTTCTTACTGGTATTACAAGAGCAACAATGAGACAGGATCATGCAGAACCTGCTCCATCAGGTCTAAAGTTACAGCCCAAACTACTTGACTTCGGGGACTTAAAGTTCCACACAGACAACACTGTAAAGGCTAGATATCCAACAGCTGGAAACAGCTGGTTTCCTTCAATCAGGTGTAATAAGAACTAATTTGTAAGCAGCAGTCGTGTTTCATCCCTCTTGCGCACAAGCTTGGGGCTAGGTTACAAATAAGGTAAGAGATGCCAATGCCATCTCTTGATAGCAGCAGCTCCTTTCACCCACAAGAGGCTTACAGCTCAGGCTGCAACCCTACAGCCTGAGGCCTAAACATCCTTACCAGGCAAGATGACAGAAGTGAGAGTCAACAGAAGCACCAATCACTTCACAGTTGATTTTTCTAAACTCATCAGACCGGTCACTGAATGaaatgatttcagtggggcagacaAAGGTGAAGTCAAGTGGATAGAAGAAGAACACAATGTATTTCCctagaaaaaaaattaaggagtTAAGTCTCTTGCGTAAAGAGGTTCCTTTCACaaccatttttaaagccattACAATGAGATTTCACAAAGTCCCAAATTCCTGAATCCAAACATTAATGGTACCTGCTTTATGGCATCCTGTTTCCCGCCTTG containing:
- the PRDX1 gene encoding peroxiredoxin-1; this translates as MSSGKAYIGKPAPDFQATAVMPDGQFKDIKLSNYKGKYIVFFFYPLDFTFVCPTEIISFSDRSDEFRKINCEVIGASVDSHFCHLAWINTPKKQGGLGSMQIPLVSDTNRAIAKEYGVLKEDEGISYRGLFIIDDKGILRQITINDLPVGRSVDETLRLVQAFQFTDKHGEVCPAGWQPGTDTIKPDVKQSREYFSKQK